In Trueperaceae bacterium, a single genomic region encodes these proteins:
- a CDS encoding polysaccharide deacetylase family protein: MSIAGARGGLVVSLDFELAWGVFDTLGVDGDYRANLYGAREAVPRILDLFEEHGVAATWATVGFLFAESRDELLSFAPDERPSYVDRRLDPYLEQLGEGEADDPLRYAPSLIAEIASRPRQEIASHTFSHFYCLEAGQTLEEFDADLAAARRIAAARGHEVTSLVFPRNQIRADYLPALVRNGFTAYRGAEPNWFNRPRAGASGSLPVRAVRLADVFLDLTGPGAVPWNEVAQPGGLANVRSSRFLRPRVNRPYLEALRWRRVAAGMTTAAARGALFHLWWHPHNFGANLEGNLTALRGHLELYARLREQYGFGNYSMAEVARLAPPVTAAQ, translated from the coding sequence GTGAGCATAGCGGGGGCGCGCGGCGGCCTCGTCGTGTCCCTCGACTTCGAACTGGCGTGGGGTGTGTTCGACACGCTGGGCGTTGACGGCGATTATCGAGCCAACCTGTACGGCGCGCGAGAGGCCGTGCCGCGCATACTGGACCTGTTCGAGGAACACGGTGTGGCAGCGACCTGGGCCACGGTAGGTTTCCTGTTCGCGGAATCGCGAGATGAACTGCTGTCCTTCGCTCCCGACGAGCGCCCGAGCTACGTCGACAGGCGTCTGGATCCGTACCTGGAGCAGTTGGGCGAGGGCGAGGCCGACGACCCTTTGCGATACGCCCCGTCGTTGATCGCGGAGATCGCGAGTCGGCCACGCCAGGAGATCGCCAGCCACACCTTCTCGCACTTCTACTGCCTAGAGGCCGGACAGACGCTCGAGGAGTTCGACGCCGACCTGGCGGCCGCCCGCCGGATAGCGGCGGCGCGCGGACACGAGGTCACCTCGCTCGTGTTCCCGCGCAACCAGATCCGCGCCGACTACCTGCCTGCACTCGTGCGGAACGGCTTCACCGCCTACCGGGGAGCCGAACCCAACTGGTTCAACCGGCCCCGCGCCGGCGCCTCCGGATCGCTCCCGGTGAGGGCCGTGCGGCTGGCCGACGTCTTCCTCGACCTGACCGGCCCCGGCGCCGTTCCTTGGAACGAGGTGGCGCAGCCAGGCGGGCTCGCGAACGTCCGCTCGAGCCGTTTCCTGCGACCCAGGGTGAACCGTCCGTACCTTGAAGCGTTGCGTTGGAGGCGCGTCGCAGCCGGCATGACCACGGCCGCCGCGCGGGGCGCCCTCTTCCACCTCTGGTGGCACCCGCACAACTTCGGCGCGAACCTGGAGGGGAACCTGACAGCGCTCCGGGGGCATCTCGAGCTGTACGCGAGGTTGCGGGAACAGTACGGCTTCGGGAACTACTCGATGGCGGAGGTCGCGCGACTCGCGCCCCCCGTCACCGCCGCACAGTAG
- a CDS encoding glycosyltransferase, giving the protein MPSTLTAFLLPYAKHYRDRGWRVEALSNGVSGVERCIAAFDAVHDVAWTRRPTDPVNLTAVPGMVRQVVAAGAYDIVHAHDPVAAFVTRFALRSRRARGEVKVVYTAHGFHFFRGAPRTQAVVMRTLERLASDWTDRLIVINREDLAAARSFPLARRGGLVYMPGIGVDTARYAPDAVSEEQVTALRTALGLSRGQPLFTMIAEFNPGKRHRDAVAALAASGMPDAVLALAGVGPLMSEVEEQARRLGVGERVRLLGYRDDIPTLIAASSAVLLPSEREGLPRSLMEAASLERPVIASHIRGVSELVTPETGYLHGVGDTVAIANAMRAVVSKPEAAHAMGRNGRLAMRAFDISNVLAMHDTLYAELLEQRATVRR; this is encoded by the coding sequence GTGCCCTCTACGCTGACTGCCTTCCTCCTCCCCTACGCGAAGCATTACCGTGACCGAGGCTGGCGCGTCGAGGCGTTGAGCAACGGCGTGAGCGGGGTGGAGAGGTGCATAGCCGCCTTCGACGCCGTTCACGACGTGGCGTGGACGCGTAGGCCCACCGACCCGGTGAACCTGACGGCGGTACCCGGCATGGTGCGCCAGGTGGTCGCCGCCGGTGCGTACGACATCGTGCACGCCCACGACCCGGTGGCGGCCTTCGTGACCCGCTTCGCGCTGCGCTCCCGGCGCGCACGGGGAGAAGTGAAAGTGGTGTACACGGCGCACGGCTTCCACTTCTTCCGAGGCGCGCCACGCACGCAGGCGGTAGTGATGCGGACCCTCGAACGGCTGGCGAGCGACTGGACCGACCGCCTCATCGTCATCAACCGGGAGGATCTCGCCGCAGCGCGCTCGTTCCCACTCGCGCGACGGGGCGGCCTGGTCTACATGCCCGGCATCGGGGTGGACACTGCCAGGTACGCCCCGGACGCGGTGAGCGAGGAGCAGGTGACGGCCCTCAGAACCGCCTTGGGTCTGTCACGGGGACAGCCGCTATTCACCATGATCGCCGAGTTCAACCCCGGGAAACGCCACCGCGACGCCGTGGCGGCTTTGGCCGCCAGCGGGATGCCCGATGCGGTGCTCGCCCTCGCCGGCGTTGGACCCCTCATGTCGGAGGTCGAGGAGCAGGCGCGGCGCCTGGGAGTAGGCGAGCGGGTGAGGCTGCTCGGGTACCGTGACGACATCCCCACCCTGATAGCCGCGTCGTCCGCGGTGCTGCTGCCGTCCGAGCGCGAAGGGCTGCCTCGCTCCCTGATGGAGGCCGCCAGCCTGGAGCGCCCCGTGATAGCGAGCCACATCCGCGGTGTCAGCGAGCTCGTGACGCCTGAGACGGGGTACCTGCACGGCGTTGGTGATACGGTCGCGATCGCGAACGCCATGCGAGCGGTGGTGAGCAAACCCGAAGCAGCGCACGCCATGGGCCGCAACGGTCGCCTCGCCATGCGTGCGTTCGACATCTCGAACGTGCTGGCCATGCACGACACGCTTTACGCCGAGTTGTTGGAGCAGAGGGCTACTGTGCGGCGGTGA
- a CDS encoding glycosyltransferase has translation MAANARPLRIQFVTTSLMLGGAEGQVFLLAAEAKRRGHEVSMVTMRDPEAFEDELRTLGIPLHSLAMRRGVGDPRALVRLARLVRAERPDVVHSHMVHANLLARLTRLLAPMPVQISTAHNLTEGARWREIAYRLTDPLCDLTTNVCHECVERYVASGAAPRGRIRYMANGLDVARFDPRPGRREAKRRELGIDPDTFLWLAVGRLEEQKDYPNMVAAVKHLVEDAGCARRRLAVLVAGSGDQRSRLEQQVEAAGLAATVTFLGDRADVPDLMAAADAYLMSSAWEGMPMVLLEAGAARLPAVVTDVGGNDEVVSDGASGYVVPPHDSAALGAAMQRLMSLELPELARFGAELRRHVETTFGLGAVADRWEALYRELLARKGRA, from the coding sequence ATGGCAGCCAACGCTCGGCCCCTGCGGATTCAGTTCGTCACCACCTCGCTCATGCTCGGCGGGGCGGAGGGCCAAGTGTTCCTCTTGGCGGCAGAGGCCAAGCGCCGCGGCCACGAAGTGTCGATGGTCACCATGCGCGACCCGGAGGCGTTCGAAGACGAGCTCCGGACCCTGGGCATACCGCTCCACAGCCTGGCGATGCGGCGCGGCGTGGGCGACCCCCGTGCGCTGGTGCGCTTGGCACGCCTGGTACGAGCGGAGCGGCCTGACGTGGTGCATAGTCATATGGTCCACGCCAACCTGCTGGCGCGCCTCACGCGGCTCCTGGCGCCTATGCCTGTCCAGATCTCGACCGCTCACAACCTCACCGAAGGGGCTCGGTGGCGGGAGATCGCCTACCGGCTTACCGACCCGCTGTGCGACCTGACCACCAACGTCTGCCACGAGTGCGTGGAGCGCTACGTCGCGTCGGGAGCGGCGCCAAGGGGGCGCATCCGCTACATGGCCAACGGGCTCGACGTCGCGCGGTTCGATCCGCGTCCGGGTAGACGCGAAGCGAAACGACGGGAACTGGGCATCGACCCCGACACGTTCCTGTGGCTAGCCGTGGGCCGTCTCGAGGAGCAGAAGGACTACCCGAACATGGTGGCCGCCGTGAAGCACCTGGTCGAGGATGCTGGCTGCGCGAGACGGCGCTTAGCCGTGTTGGTCGCTGGTTCCGGCGACCAGCGCAGTCGCCTCGAGCAGCAGGTGGAGGCCGCGGGGTTGGCCGCGACCGTGACGTTCCTGGGCGATAGGGCCGACGTGCCCGACCTCATGGCCGCCGCGGACGCCTACCTCATGTCTTCCGCCTGGGAGGGGATGCCGATGGTCCTGCTCGAAGCGGGAGCCGCGCGTCTCCCCGCCGTCGTCACAGACGTCGGCGGCAACGACGAGGTGGTGTCGGACGGCGCCAGCGGTTACGTGGTCCCGCCTCACGATTCGGCCGCCCTCGGCGCGGCCATGCAGCGCCTGATGTCGCTCGAGCTCCCGGAGTTGGCCCGCTTCGGCGCCGAGCTACGTCGTCACGTCGAGACGACGTTCGGGCTGGGCGCGGTCGCGGACCGTTGGGAGGCCCTCTACCGCGAGCTACTGGCGCGTAAGGGACGGGCGTAG
- a CDS encoding oligosaccharide flippase family protein gives MNPKLKRTVQYLLTVVFGQGLAFLLLPVVTRFLDPVEYGEYALALSISGLVGMFGSGWVRNVGLRLYYDAGGRGTTRGFYLGTTLAQAVMASALYAVVVLALQWSGFMVVSLDVLLAAGIMLIIGDQYGYAVTLLRAEERSTAFTVAEIGSGLVRFGATLGGLYAGFVEAELLFAAMAVAYLVGAAFAVPVLWRRLTGPIRIDRVGVGETLRAGPAALPFSVAAWLDNLASRLILEGFLGTAVVGVFSVGYSIGERLVGSLTQAVFMMAWPSVLNAWREGGVAPAREALRDAQRIYAFLTVGPVLFLIVSSADVTRLLAGPEYRDASSVIPLVAGAMWLRGLSSYLNRHLELDKRFARLSTVALVGAVVNVGLSLALVKDFGMVGVATATVVSNASTCAFYFLTRDRRLTALRFEAFAAAAALAAAAWGASRLTAAVVRPGHLAEGDLRMLVFVVVYALGVALVLLGGRLLAARRRSA, from the coding sequence ATGAACCCGAAGCTCAAGCGGACCGTCCAGTACCTGCTCACGGTCGTCTTCGGTCAGGGCCTGGCGTTCCTGTTACTCCCCGTGGTCACCCGGTTCCTGGACCCGGTCGAGTACGGCGAGTACGCGCTCGCCCTCTCCATCTCGGGGCTGGTCGGCATGTTCGGCTCGGGGTGGGTGCGCAACGTCGGTCTGAGGCTCTACTACGACGCCGGCGGCCGCGGCACGACGCGGGGTTTCTACCTTGGCACCACCTTGGCCCAGGCGGTCATGGCGTCCGCGCTCTATGCCGTCGTCGTACTGGCGCTGCAGTGGAGCGGATTCATGGTCGTGAGCCTCGATGTGCTGCTCGCCGCAGGGATCATGCTCATCATCGGCGATCAGTACGGCTACGCAGTCACGCTCCTGAGAGCAGAAGAGCGCAGCACGGCGTTCACGGTGGCGGAGATCGGCTCCGGGTTGGTGCGGTTCGGCGCCACCCTCGGCGGCTTGTACGCCGGCTTCGTGGAGGCCGAACTCCTCTTCGCCGCCATGGCCGTCGCCTACCTCGTGGGCGCGGCGTTCGCGGTGCCCGTACTGTGGCGGCGGCTCACCGGACCTATCCGCATCGATCGCGTCGGCGTCGGCGAGACCTTGAGGGCGGGGCCTGCGGCCCTACCGTTCTCGGTGGCCGCCTGGCTCGACAACCTTGCTAGCCGACTCATCTTGGAAGGGTTCCTCGGGACGGCCGTGGTCGGCGTGTTCAGCGTTGGCTACTCAATCGGCGAACGCCTGGTGGGTAGCCTGACCCAGGCCGTGTTCATGATGGCTTGGCCGAGCGTGTTGAACGCCTGGCGGGAAGGCGGCGTGGCGCCGGCTCGTGAGGCCCTTCGCGACGCGCAGCGCATCTACGCCTTCCTCACGGTGGGGCCGGTCTTGTTCCTGATCGTGTCGAGCGCCGACGTCACGCGGCTGTTGGCCGGCCCGGAGTACCGCGACGCGAGCTCCGTGATACCGCTCGTAGCCGGGGCGATGTGGCTCCGCGGGCTCTCGTCCTACCTGAACCGCCACTTGGAGCTCGATAAACGCTTCGCGCGCCTCTCCACCGTGGCGCTGGTCGGTGCGGTCGTCAACGTAGGCCTGAGCCTCGCGCTCGTCAAGGACTTCGGGATGGTAGGGGTGGCGACGGCGACAGTGGTGAGTAACGCCAGTACCTGCGCCTTCTACTTCCTTACCCGCGATAGGCGGCTGACCGCGCTGCGCTTCGAGGCCTTCGCGGCAGCCGCCGCTCTGGCTGCCGCCGCTTGGGGCGCCTCCCGCTTGACCGCCGCGGTCGTGAGACCCGGCCACCTGGCCGAGGGCGACCTCCGGATGCTCGTCTTCGTGGTGGTGTACGCGCTGGGTGTCGCCCTAGTGCTCCTAGGTGGGCGCCTTCTGGCCGCGCGACGCCGCAGCGCCTGA
- a CDS encoding O-antigen ligase family protein, with protein sequence MSTARLPSSDAVPVRRRDVGLIVWLVVGAVAVGVLAAFSAEVALGTAVVVAVTLLFLRSAYKSEIIVGLYWLAFCVYETIVSGLSITGFFYPFYAAFLVSIVAAVVGSGIRARNSFFWLLVGFLLVVAASFVGFMQPIGFNVIQRVLAYLIGAAVFLQFRSRGGLVVVAAAAGFTSLALATWVVISAVQGGFAYRGDVSVNENVVAFYVGLGFVVMVAATLRTLGAPGRRWLGVGLLVLTGGAAYALLLLASRGMAIAAGLALVALIVRIGLQDWRRLLPVLALLAVSGAGMLLPGGEGLVQRFTSERVESGGSRTPIWQVVYDGYRDGNLMELALGNGFESSEDVVERGFGTLTSTHNAYLEVLYEFGIVGLALFLALHLAPIVVSWRVRGTLGLVMYGLAFFLLGADVTSTAPDGFLYWTALAFVLAIGTWAPNAATPRTGPQSGAAASRGQKAPT encoded by the coding sequence GTGTCGACCGCCAGGCTCCCCTCCTCCGACGCGGTCCCGGTGCGCCGCCGGGATGTGGGCCTGATCGTGTGGCTGGTAGTCGGCGCCGTAGCCGTCGGGGTCCTTGCCGCGTTCTCCGCCGAGGTGGCGCTGGGCACCGCGGTCGTCGTCGCCGTGACGCTCCTCTTCTTACGTAGCGCCTACAAGTCCGAGATCATCGTCGGCCTCTACTGGCTCGCCTTCTGCGTGTACGAGACGATCGTCAGCGGCTTGAGCATCACGGGCTTCTTCTACCCGTTCTACGCCGCGTTCCTGGTGAGCATCGTGGCCGCGGTGGTGGGGTCGGGCATCCGGGCACGCAACTCGTTCTTCTGGCTCCTCGTCGGATTCCTGCTCGTCGTCGCGGCGTCGTTCGTGGGTTTCATGCAACCGATCGGCTTCAACGTGATCCAGCGGGTGCTCGCCTACCTCATCGGGGCTGCCGTCTTCCTTCAGTTCCGGTCGCGGGGCGGCCTCGTCGTCGTGGCTGCAGCTGCGGGGTTCACCTCGCTCGCCCTGGCGACGTGGGTGGTGATCAGCGCAGTCCAGGGAGGCTTCGCCTACCGCGGCGACGTGAGCGTGAACGAGAACGTGGTGGCGTTCTACGTTGGGCTCGGCTTCGTGGTGATGGTGGCAGCGACACTGCGGACTCTCGGGGCGCCCGGACGCAGGTGGCTAGGTGTCGGGCTGCTCGTGCTGACAGGCGGCGCAGCCTACGCGCTGCTGTTGTTGGCGTCTCGCGGCATGGCTATTGCGGCCGGCTTGGCGCTCGTGGCCCTCATCGTGAGGATCGGACTCCAGGATTGGCGCCGCCTCCTTCCGGTGCTGGCCCTGTTGGCGGTTTCGGGGGCGGGGATGCTGCTTCCGGGCGGCGAGGGCCTCGTTCAGCGGTTCACTAGCGAACGCGTGGAATCGGGTGGGAGCCGCACCCCGATCTGGCAAGTCGTGTACGACGGTTACCGCGACGGTAACCTGATGGAGCTGGCGCTCGGCAACGGTTTCGAAAGCAGCGAGGACGTGGTGGAGCGCGGCTTCGGCACGCTCACGTCGACACACAACGCCTACCTGGAGGTGCTCTACGAGTTCGGCATCGTCGGCCTCGCGTTGTTCCTAGCGTTGCACCTGGCGCCCATCGTGGTCTCGTGGCGCGTGCGGGGCACCTTGGGGTTGGTGATGTACGGCCTGGCGTTCTTCCTCCTCGGCGCCGACGTGACCTCCACCGCTCCCGACGGGTTCCTCTACTGGACCGCGTTGGCGTTCGTCCTCGCCATCGGCACTTGGGCCCCGAACGCTGCGACGCCGCGCACCGGTCCCCAATCAGGCGCTGCGGCGTCGCGCGGCCAGAAGGCGCCCACCTAG
- a CDS encoding glycosyltransferase: MHSPVRPEGGSRAPKVLFIMASYAVGGTELQLASLIADRPPWAADYRLETITFLPPRSPEVVRRFSDLGVRNTLIDREETSFPRFFTRLLREVRRSRPDVLHAMLDSSTGAWGRLAGVMARVPAIVQSDRSVVEEGTGVHLRLRPFLDRHTQRFLPNAHAIAERLKRKGVPAERITVVPSGVDLGRFDPVRILPRGEFRKRAEETVAGFVGRFHGVKRLDLLLESLMLLPEAQRPDRLVLAGDGPEADAVRSRVAEDAWLSEHVVLVGTCDDVPAFLADVDYLVLSSEVEGAPNAVIEAMAMGKPVVATKVSDVPAIVDGAGFLAEPGSAPSLAAAIGAMQRLGPEARGRLGAVGRERVEQGYDMRVVAERFWDAHRKLLPAPDRA, translated from the coding sequence ATGCATTCACCCGTTCGGCCGGAAGGCGGCTCGCGCGCGCCCAAGGTGCTCTTCATCATGGCAAGCTACGCCGTCGGGGGCACGGAGTTGCAGCTGGCGTCGTTGATAGCCGATCGGCCACCGTGGGCCGCCGACTACCGACTCGAGACGATCACGTTCTTGCCCCCGCGCTCGCCGGAGGTGGTCCGCCGCTTCTCCGACCTAGGCGTGAGGAACACGTTGATAGACCGTGAGGAGACGTCGTTTCCTCGCTTCTTCACCCGCCTCCTTAGGGAAGTGCGACGTTCTCGCCCCGACGTTCTACACGCAATGCTCGACTCCTCGACGGGCGCGTGGGGGCGGTTGGCGGGGGTGATGGCGCGGGTACCGGCCATCGTCCAATCGGACCGGTCCGTGGTCGAGGAGGGGACGGGCGTCCACCTGCGCCTGCGCCCCTTCCTCGACCGCCACACCCAACGGTTCCTCCCCAATGCCCACGCCATCGCCGAACGCTTGAAGAGGAAAGGGGTCCCAGCCGAGCGCATCACCGTCGTGCCGTCCGGCGTCGACCTAGGGCGGTTCGACCCCGTCAGGATCCTCCCGAGGGGCGAGTTCAGGAAGCGGGCGGAGGAGACGGTGGCGGGTTTCGTCGGGCGTTTCCACGGCGTGAAGCGCCTCGACCTGCTCCTGGAGTCGCTCATGCTGCTCCCCGAGGCACAGCGCCCTGACCGGTTGGTGCTCGCGGGCGACGGACCCGAGGCGGACGCGGTTCGCTCCAGGGTCGCCGAAGACGCTTGGCTGAGTGAGCACGTCGTACTGGTCGGTACGTGCGACGACGTGCCCGCCTTCCTCGCGGACGTCGACTACCTCGTGTTGTCATCGGAGGTGGAAGGCGCGCCCAACGCCGTCATCGAGGCCATGGCGATGGGCAAGCCGGTGGTGGCTACCAAGGTCTCGGACGTGCCGGCGATCGTGGACGGGGCGGGGTTCCTTGCCGAACCTGGCAGCGCGCCGTCGTTGGCGGCCGCCATCGGCGCCATGCAGCGCCTTGGCCCCGAGGCCCGAGGCAGGCTCGGCGCAGTGGGGCGCGAGCGCGTCGAACAGGGGTACGACATGCGCGTTGTGGCGGAACGCTTCTGGGATGCCCACCGCAAGCTCCTGCCGGCGCCGGATCGGGCCTAG
- the asnB gene encoding asparagine synthase (glutamine-hydrolyzing), whose protein sequence is MCGITGYVETQGFDSGKAEATICQMAAKLAHRGPDDSGHWIDVDHGVVLGHRRLAVVELSEAGRQPMASASGRYVMVFNGEIYDHDALRAAVRPAPAWRGRSDTESLLAGFEAFGIAATFARSTGMFAAAVWDREARRLTLARDRLGEKPLYYGWQGSTFLFGSELKALAAHPDFQGRVDDPALAAYLKYGYVPAPLSIYDGIRKLLPGTTLTLAPAQRQVDLVPDAYWSLAAVAERGAERPFLGSDDEAVSELERLMETAIRGQLMSDVPLGAFLSGGIDSSAVVALMQRVGGSPVRTFTIGFSEAAFDESRAARDVAHHLGTHHSELLVTPAEALEVIPRLPTIYDEPFGDASAIPTWLLAGLARREVTVALSGDGGDELFAGYGRYRRTSRLWSRVASLPPLGRRAGSLLLSAVPDALIQRGMMRYSVGDFPHLFSDRVRGFRTAFAADQVDALYDVRVSNWPDPASVLKTTAVSGTAYAASTPFPRAQPTERMMGFDTLSYLPDDVLVKVDRAAMAHSLETRVPLLDHRIVEFAWSLPHRFKVRDGEAKWLLKRVLHRHVPPYLVDRPKQGFGVPIHQWLRGPLRTWAEDLLATDALERRGPFRAAPIRELWQQHLAGRADWQHRLWPVLMYQEWDRARRG, encoded by the coding sequence ATGTGCGGCATCACCGGCTACGTCGAGACGCAGGGCTTCGATTCCGGCAAGGCAGAGGCGACCATCTGTCAAATGGCCGCGAAGCTCGCGCACCGCGGCCCCGACGACAGCGGCCATTGGATCGACGTAGACCACGGCGTGGTCCTAGGGCACCGCCGCCTGGCGGTCGTGGAGTTGTCCGAGGCAGGTCGCCAGCCAATGGCGTCGGCCAGCGGACGTTACGTCATGGTGTTCAACGGTGAGATCTACGACCACGATGCCCTTAGGGCCGCGGTGAGGCCCGCGCCGGCATGGCGGGGCCGCTCCGACACGGAGTCGCTGCTCGCCGGCTTCGAAGCGTTCGGGATAGCGGCGACGTTCGCCCGCTCCACGGGGATGTTCGCTGCGGCCGTTTGGGATCGCGAGGCGAGGAGGCTGACTCTGGCCCGCGACCGCTTGGGCGAGAAGCCCCTCTACTACGGTTGGCAGGGCTCCACGTTCCTCTTCGGTTCGGAACTCAAGGCACTGGCAGCCCATCCTGACTTCCAGGGCCGCGTGGACGATCCGGCGCTTGCGGCCTACTTGAAGTACGGTTACGTGCCGGCGCCACTCTCCATCTACGACGGCATAAGGAAGCTACTACCCGGCACTACCCTCACCTTGGCGCCGGCGCAGCGGCAGGTGGACCTCGTGCCGGACGCGTACTGGTCGCTGGCGGCCGTGGCGGAGCGCGGAGCAGAGCGGCCGTTCTTGGGTAGCGACGACGAGGCCGTCTCCGAGTTGGAACGGCTGATGGAGACCGCCATCCGGGGCCAGTTGATGTCGGACGTACCGCTGGGCGCCTTCCTGTCGGGGGGGATCGACTCGAGCGCGGTCGTCGCCCTGATGCAGCGCGTCGGCGGTAGCCCCGTCCGGACGTTCACCATCGGGTTCAGCGAGGCCGCATTCGACGAGTCTCGAGCGGCCCGCGACGTTGCACACCACCTGGGCACCCACCACTCTGAACTCCTGGTCACGCCCGCCGAAGCGCTCGAGGTCATCCCACGCCTCCCCACCATCTACGACGAGCCGTTCGGCGATGCGTCCGCCATCCCGACCTGGCTACTGGCCGGGTTGGCCAGGCGCGAGGTCACGGTGGCGCTGTCCGGTGACGGCGGCGACGAACTCTTCGCCGGCTACGGACGCTACCGACGCACGAGCCGGCTGTGGTCGCGCGTGGCGTCCTTGCCGCCACTAGGGAGACGCGCCGGCAGCCTGCTCCTCTCGGCCGTGCCGGACGCACTCATTCAGCGCGGCATGATGCGGTACTCGGTGGGCGACTTCCCTCACCTGTTCTCCGACCGGGTACGCGGCTTCCGCACGGCGTTCGCTGCCGATCAGGTCGACGCCCTCTACGACGTGCGCGTCTCGAACTGGCCCGACCCCGCCTCGGTTCTCAAGACAACCGCCGTGTCCGGTACCGCCTACGCGGCCTCGACGCCGTTCCCGCGCGCCCAGCCGACCGAGCGGATGATGGGGTTCGACACGCTGAGCTACCTACCCGACGACGTGCTCGTCAAGGTGGATCGAGCTGCGATGGCTCACTCCCTCGAGACTCGCGTTCCGCTGCTCGATCACCGCATCGTGGAGTTTGCGTGGTCGCTGCCCCACCGCTTCAAGGTGCGAGACGGTGAGGCCAAGTGGCTGCTGAAGCGAGTCCTCCACCGACATGTGCCGCCGTACCTGGTCGACCGGCCAAAGCAGGGGTTCGGCGTTCCCATCCACCAGTGGTTGCGAGGCCCGCTCCGTACCTGGGCGGAGGACCTGTTGGCGACCGACGCGCTGGAGCGGCGGGGCCCGTTCAGAGCGGCGCCGATCCGCGAACTCTGGCAGCAGCATCTAGCCGGGCGTGCCGACTGGCAGCACCGCCTTTGGCCCGTGCTCATGTATCAGGAATGGGACCGCGCGCGCCGTGGGTGA